In Candidatus Methylomirabilota bacterium, a single window of DNA contains:
- a CDS encoding biotin--[acetyl-CoA-carboxylase] ligase: MVRLATVESTQAVAWRLAAEGSPDRTVVVADHQSAGRGRRGRAWTAAPGTSLLASILVRPRAPLALWPAFSPTTAVATAEALSRITGLRPRLKWPNDVLAGGRKLGGILVESRGGSGDPVLIVGVGINLAQRGFPLELGGGATSVALETGQAPGRDAVLAALLDEFDAWRARLEAEGFKPVRERWLALAETIGQTVTIEGVTGLAVGLDADGALLVEDAGGIRRVVAGAIESSARGSRGRRVTDAPRR; the protein is encoded by the coding sequence GTGGTCCGCCTCGCGACCGTCGAGTCGACGCAGGCGGTCGCCTGGCGGCTCGCCGCCGAGGGCAGCCCGGACCGCACCGTCGTCGTCGCCGACCACCAGTCGGCGGGCCGTGGCCGGCGGGGCCGCGCCTGGACCGCCGCGCCCGGGACGAGCCTGCTCGCGTCGATCCTCGTCCGCCCTCGCGCGCCGCTCGCGCTGTGGCCGGCGTTCTCGCCGACCACGGCGGTGGCGACCGCCGAGGCGCTGAGCCGAATCACGGGCCTCCGGCCGAGGCTCAAGTGGCCGAACGACGTCCTGGCGGGCGGGCGCAAGCTCGGCGGCATCCTCGTCGAGTCGCGCGGAGGCTCGGGCGACCCCGTCCTCATCGTCGGCGTCGGCATCAACCTCGCCCAGCGCGGGTTCCCGCTCGAGCTGGGGGGCGGCGCCACCTCGGTGGCGCTCGAGACGGGACAGGCACCCGGCCGCGACGCGGTCCTGGCCGCGCTGCTCGACGAGTTCGACGCGTGGCGCGCGCGCCTCGAGGCCGAGGGCTTCAAGCCCGTGCGCGAGCGCTGGCTCGCCCTCGCCGAGACGATCGGCCAGACGGTCACGATCGAGGGCGTCACGGGACTCGCGGTCGGCCTCGACGCCGACGGGGCGCTGCTCGTGGAGGACGCGGGAGGCATCCGGCGGGTCGTCGCGGGGGCGATCGAGAGCTCCGCGCGGGGATCGCGCGGGAGGAGGGTCACCGATGCTCCTCGTCGCTGA